A DNA window from Ranitomeya imitator isolate aRanImi1 chromosome 2, aRanImi1.pri, whole genome shotgun sequence contains the following coding sequences:
- the GPR4 gene encoding G-protein coupled receptor 4, with product MSNITPDACNVDSDLDGVLPPSLYAFVFVVGLPANLLALWAAWLQVQKGKELGVYLLNLSLSDLLLICALPPWTDYYLRRDVWGYGPGACRLFGFIFYTNLYVGAAFLSCVSADRYLAVAHPLRFPGARPIRSAAAVSALVWVLELAANAPPLFRDAITKDRYNHTFCYESYPLSGKGDALANVGRVLAGFLLPWGIMLLCYAGLLRALRGSASCERREKRRVRRLALGLPCVALLCYGPYHALLLLRSLVFLIGGGSVAAGESCALEERLFPAYHASLAMVTLNCLADPALYCLACPGARGEVAKAIGRVVAWAMGKDRSGWRERGREIGGRGEQVGMVEMGGRGGSSIV from the coding sequence ATGTCTAATATCACGCCTGATGCTTGCAATGTAGACTCTGACCTGGACGGCGTGCTGCCGCCATCCCTGTATGCCTTCGTGTTCGTTGTCGGACTCCCGGCCAATCTTTTGGCTCTCTGGGCTGCTTGGCTGCAAGTGCAGAAAGGAAAAGAACTTGGAGTTTACCTTCTGAACCTCAGCCTGTCGGATCTTCTCCTGATTTGTGCATTGCCGCCCTGGACGGACTACTACTTACGGAGGGATGTATGGGGGTACGGACCGGGGGCCTGTCGCCTCTTTGGCTTCATCTTCTATACTAATCTGTACGTGGGTGCTGCCTTTCTGTCCTGTGTCTCAGCTGACCGTTATTTGGCTGTAGCTCATCCTCTGAGGTTCCCTGGGGCCCGGCCAATCCGCTCTGCAGCAGCTGTCTCTGCACTGGTTTGGGTCCTAGAACTGGCAGCCAATGCCCCTCCACTGTTCAGAGACGCTATCACCAAAGACCGCTACAACCACACTTTCTGCTACGAGAGTTACCCCTTATCTGGGAAAGGAGATGCGTTGGCCAATGTAGGGAGGGTACTAGCTGGGTTTCTATTGCCCTGGGGAATAATGCTTTTGTGCTATGCTGGGTTACTACGAGCTCTTCGGGGCAGCGCATCCTGTGAGCGACGGGAGAAGAGACGGGTGCGTCGTCTCGCCCTGGGGCTTCCCTGTGTAGCCCTGCTATGCTATGGGCCCTATCATGCCCTGCTTCTTCTGCGTAGTTTGGTCTTTTTGATAGGAGGAGGTTCTGTAGCAGCAGGGGAAAGCTGTGCACTAGAGGAGCGCTTGTTCCCAGCTTATCATGCCTCCCTTGCAATGGTCACACTGAACTGCTTGGCTGATCCTGCCCTTTATTGCCTGGCTTGCCCTGGAGCAAGGGGAGAGGTGGCAAAAGCAATAGGTAGAGTGGTGGCATGGGCAATGGGTAAGGACAGAAGTGGCTGGAGGGAAAGAGGCCGAGAAATTGGCGGAAGAGGGGAGCAGGTGGGAATGGTAGAGATGGGTGGGAGGGGGGGAAGCTCCATTGTCTGA